caacaACACATAtgactatcttcaaccaactcgccgagttcgtccttgaactcgtcgagttcatcttcatccgtatgaaggtgttcagtctatgactcgccgagttcatcctcaAACTTGTCGAGTTAGTCTTCATATGGTTGGGACATCaccttgtgtgacatccccaaaatcacggccagaaaagaccgattttttgtttatgctttataaaaatcagagtacttcattttataaaaatgttgcggaatttgttcccagaaaaacatggtaaatacgttattaaaacattttcgaagaaacgtatttatttcattttaaaacgtttgagatgtcatcgttaatacataaacataagcataaacagaacttacaattatttacactagtgatctacatctctttaaatctctcagtgtaatgtcacttcatatcaacacctgtgatataaataaattgagtggttcaggttgggaaacctggtgagcacatagggttttcaacccacaataatataattattatttttaaacatcaaacaatcaacccaattacccattcccgttatcctcacattacgtccctaaaacatctaacacaagggacgtAGTcaaaaggactatcattgggatggagtatacctggtgagcacacagttcacacagttcgaataaacacacagttcgaataaacacctacaggttgcgagcctgctagtgttccactggactgtctagaatagtccgtggtcgtcatctatactccgccagatgactagatcatcaagaacagctataacgaggcctctcattattttattttgtcacacagcaactattacatctacccatgttttacccaacacattttgtagatataaaatagatatacaatttaaatcattgaaaacatgtataaaacgttcatccaacatagatagcaagtatacagataatatacacacaacacgtaatttatataaaatacttcatatctatgtgtaagctaaaagtaactatgcactcacctgattaggtggtgacttagcactcgaacagcgcttcaatactctcaaaacgatattccttcgataaaacctagtatcgataccactagggtttagtttaacgataaccacgacaaattaattagtctgactattattaagcgttaataacactcaataataGCCcagataattattttaaggacctaataacattcctataattatttgaaagctatataaaaaaaattgcgtaagcgtggCACACTTACAGTGAATTTTATCGAAAatcgggacttaattggagcagcgtttcgaaaccaaaaaattcttttttctcaggactccgggagcctcggggcttccctagggtgctaaggggtttttctagggtttagggggatttagatgagctagagagagaaactagtgagagaaagaagtggatttggagtgaaaaactcggaatggctcgcatgctatttatagccccAGCAGCCTCGGACTACGCGGCGTGTCCagcagctacgctgggcgtagtctcgGATAAGGGTGCCAGCTTCGCACCGGCTGGCTCGCAACATCGGAAGAGATaaggcgagggtacgcggggcgtatgtgaagggcgacgtgtcaagatccgaagcgcgttccttcatcagcgatgggcggcccagatgcagccacgtcatcaacctcgcaacagacttcgtagattcatgcttcaactttaaaaatttgtaactttctcatacgaactccgtttttgacgttctttatatccacgcgaaggcgggaacgtactctacaactttcgtttagacttcgtcggctaattttggctcgattttaaattttatattattaacaggccgggacatgattggtccgttaaatcctcataacttcttcatccgacatccgttttcgcccatctttttctcgttacgctactctcaacgagatcttcgattctcgttcaggtcgtgtcggctaaaaatcgcttgatctaatattcgaatttcgggttgtacactactaactcgaaacttcgaaaaatcataacttcttcatacgaagtcagatttgggtgttctttttatcgatgttcttagtttaacatattctacgactttcgtttagatcactaaggctaaaactcgttgtatcgtaaattcactattcacgctttccggtatcgtgtcggttctgtcgcgaaactttgacgggtcataaattcttcgttataactcggatttcggcgttctttatatgtacggaaactttgtgacataatctacaacttggttaagattatttattctaaataatcttttctcgaaaagtcgttttcgacccctattgcctctaatttgactagaccggatttgcgggcgttacaccttgaactcgccgagttggcttatacactcgccgagttctatgacTTCTAGGTCCCTAATGAGTCCAAACAACCGAAGGACCTTCAATCCTAGCATCTGGCCCATCAATAGAAAGGATTTGATGGAAAATatgtcccgactcgccgagtcccatgaacgagggactcggcgagtctatctttttccaaaactatacagtcgattataatgggtcttaatgcaCCAAAATCACGGATCTGACCTCCCAAggtccattttacacgtaaagttccaatcttgatgtccatgcatggggtttCTGGCTTAAAAAGCCATAAAAAGAGGTTTATATGATGCATGGGTCTCCcatgtccataaagttggcacctttatgccatgggaaccctcaatggttccagacCTGAAGTGTAACTCCAAACACACTCAGAAAATTCGATTATAACTTCACAAACTCATAAAGGGGTAGAAAATAGCCCAAAACAAGATCTAAGAGATAGGTGttcaaggttcaagctttttaccttgaatgaaccGAGAAAGAagcaaaacctctggatctactagcttccacCTGAACTCCTAAGTTTCTTTCTTCACTTCCAACTTCAAATGCACACAAAAGTCACCAACAAGCTTAAGAACACTCAAAAGAGGCTTAGGGTTCGAGTTAGGGCTTTCTCTGGGTTGGGAGGAACAATGGAGGCTGGGTTGGGGcattataagttgtttaaatagggtgcaaactcaaatattagggtttcatccagatagtcctactcgtcgagtcggtctcccgactcgtcgaatAAGTCACTTATCCTCCCGATCTAAAGTCgagtctactcaacgagttgtgcctccaactcgtcgagtcccagagcaAAACATAAGTTTACTATAATTAAAATATGTACCATGAACCGAGTGTTACAAAGGGAGGtgatgagggaggccacaatgAAGTGTTAaagtccttaaatagggtgcaaaccctgaaaattagggtttcactctggcagccctactcgtcgagttggggcttcTCAACTCGTCGGGTAGACTTCAAGTCCTCCGTCCCAAAAATttgtttctactcgacgagtttggggcctccaactcgtcgattccatttGGAAAAATGAATAATTcttattaaaatacataccatgaATCGGACGTTACAAATacattgagagaccagtggcaatttcAGATCGGAAGACGAAGGCCTTACGTAACAAGGTGGTAGCTTTGGTCAAGGTCCAAGGGCAGCATCGAAAGGGTTTCGAATGGACTTTGGAACCGAGTCGAAGATGCAGGAACATTACCCAGAGTTGTTcgcagcagcagacttcgaggacgaagtctagtttatgTGGGGGATAATCGTAACATCCTGATGATgaggtattttcaattttaaccctAGTATGAAGAAATATTGCATTTTGGCTCTTGTGCATGAAAAAGTTTGGAAAATGACTCGacatttttgtaattatttgGGGTGGACgcacgtatgctgggcgtactcctagAGTAACGGGGCGTACACGGGTGAGCCACAAACCCTATTTAATAATCTTTATGGCCTCCAAACCTCTTTTCTTACCAGCCTCCATTACCCCCATTCGACCTTAACAACTCCTAGTTCCTTGTTTGGGCATTATTGACCCTTGGTGTTCATTTTGtggctttgaagaagaaggaagaaagtGAAACCACCTTGGAAGCTTGAAGAAGCCTTGGATCTAAAATCTTCATTTCTTTAGCAACCtccaagaggtataaagtttcaaacttggcTTGTATTTCCTTAAGATCTTGCTACATTCTTGATTCATCAGCATTTTGTCCCAAGTCTTAATCTTTTTGGAGTATTGCATGCTTTAGCCCATTCCTCCTGCGCTTTCATGCATTTTGAGGTGCTTAGAGGCGTAAAAATGTGGACTTGATCAATTATTCCCTTCCATGCGTGTGCtacaaggtcttaatgggttaagtataTCAGGTTTTTAGTATTAAGCCCTTTttggccatgcaagaccataaagttggaaacttcatGGTCAAGGATGTCATTTGGGACTTGGATCTTACTTTGGGCGTAATGACTTGATGTATTAAGCTCTTGATGAGAAAATGGGCTGACCAGGTACATACGTTAGGCGTACCAAGTGGTACGTTGTGCGTATGCGGTCAGAGCCCCATCATCTAGTCAACAAGTGAGTACGCCTTGCATaaagaggagtacgcccagcgtactcggctcGGTCGACCCAGCTGGGTTGACTCGGTTGTATGTTGACTTGACCTTTAacctttgactaagtttgaccaagggtattttgggaatttttttaTTAATCCAGAATggaaaatgttttaattaataGGAGTCAAGTAGAGCCGGTTGTCGGAGTAGAGATTCATTCAGACTGTATTCGGATTAagaagtgagttttcctcactgtacttattggtcaaaggcaccaaggccaacccactGGATTAGATATCCTGGTTCGctgtatgttgttatgttatagtgatctgttagatctgtgtcctggtatatatgatgttgctatgttgtagtgatttgttaaaTTCATATCCTGATATGTAGGATGTTGACATGCTGTAGTGATGTGTTAAATTTGTATGACTACCTGTATTTGTTAGCTATTGATTATTATgtgtatgttgatatgttatgggttactgggttgaggcggaccagcTGAGACTAAAGGCCAAGACACCCAGGgaggtccggatagactgaagacttgcgaggcggtccagataggttgaaggtCCGGTGAGGCGGTGcagtcatgttgaaggctatgtatgcatgttgttatctTATGTGACGGTAATGTGGGGGGACTCAATAAGGGTTggtttacagttttagttttgttaCAGATACGTCTGAGGACCATGATAAGACGAAGACATAATCGTGTGCGTCCTTTGGTTTTATATTATCTGGATTTTTGGGACACTTAGATTTCTGAGAaacacttttgaaacaatggttttgtaaacattaTGGATTGAATTacttttttgaaaagtttaaatttgttatgATTTTTGAAATGTTACAATTCGAACACTCCTAAtgatttaaattaaataataataataataataaaagactaTTTTGTCATTATTCATCCCATCACTCACCATTGGTAGAAACGCACCAAATCATCATCTATAACTAGTTTTACGTTAGGTGACCTCGTGAAAGGTGGGTCCAAAACAAAAGATATTTTGGTACATATGAATTAATCAAAAACACTACCAAGTCTACTTCTAAAAGCCCCAATCATCCTTCAATGCACAAAAACTACATTTTGTATGAAGCaattaaaaacattaaacatgtgCTCATGAGCACAATATTcatataatttattttaaaataattgcTATAACAAGTTTAGTTGCGgagaaatagaaaaaaaaaattgtagtttttttaatttttatataaatgATAATAAAAGATTGAGTgactaaaatgaaaaataataaaaaaaaaaatcaatgacaaataataaaaaaaattcaatgacaaATGGTAGcttaaacaaaatataataactaaaataaaACATTCATAAAAATTGCTCAATGGAtgaaaatgacctaaacccttttTTTTAATGTTCTAGATTAATAAATGGTTGAAGTGGACtcatgaaaatgaaaatgaaaatgaaaaacaaGCAATTAAAATAAGAAATTAACAACCAGACGttaattaataatatttagaaaCTGTGAAAAGTGTTGGAAAGATGGAAATCACAACTAAACATAAAAGAAGAAACTCTACGACTAAAAAAGTAGCAATTTTTcaatagacaaaaaaaaaaaaacaattacgaACAAGCATAAACAgacaggggtagaatggtctttcaCTACTCATCGGCCTTTGGTGCTTCTTTAATTTCCTCAGCACTGTCATCCTGGTGTTCaaacaaacatttaaaatcaATAAACATTACAGTAAATATAAAAAGCAACACATTttcattaaacttttaaaaatctacacagtgaaaatttgttttgtattTTAGATGAAAttaagaagaaatgaaagtacattgctatttcgaGGATTTGActcatttaaaaattaaaatacctGCATATCAGAAGTCCACAAAGTGAGGTTATCACGAAGAAGCTGCATAATAAGAGTGCTGTCCTTGTAAGAGTCCTCTCCCAAAGTATCCAATTCAGCAATTGCTTCATCAAAAGCCTGTAAACACATCCAAACATTTCAGTATAATATTTCATCAAAATTATTAACAAACAAAACTGATAAAAGATTCAATAACATGATTATGAGCTCATGTATCTCACCTGTTTTGCAAGATTACACGCACGATCCGGTGAATTCAGGATCTCATAATAAAACACAGAGAAGTTGAGTGCCAACCCTAGTCGGATTGGGTGAGTGGGAGCTAGTTCTCCATTTGCAATATCCTGAAAGAATGAAAATTTAGAGGAGAGAGACGATAGATGATGATAAGGGGAACAAATGAACAGATTTTCCAACAGATGATGTTACAAGTTACAAGTTATAACCACAACATAGTTTCTTTTTTACCAAATCTGCACCTAACAGGGTTCgaatttggaaatggaatgactAATTTAATGTTTAACTTGAATATAAAGCCTAAAAGCGAAGAAAATCTCATATAATAAGTAGAAGTGAGGGAGAGTAGAGAGGAGAAAACCCTAACCTGAGCCGCCTTGTAAGCGGAGAGAGTGTTCTCGGCAGCTTCCTTCCTCTCAGATCCGGTCTTAAATTCAGCCAAATACCGATAGTAATCGCCTTTCATCTTCAGATAAAAGACCTTCGAATCACCATTAGATGCGGATCCGATAAGTTTCGAATCGAGAAGCTTGAGAATACCGTCGCAAATCGACGACAACTCCGTCTCGATCTTAGATCTGTAGTCACGGATCGTAGACACGTGTCCTTCGTTGCCTCGGCTCTCTTCTTTCTGCTCGATCGAGGAGATGATGCGCCATGAGGCCCTCCGTGCTCCGATGACGTTCTTGTAGGCGACGGATAGGAGATTTCGCTCTTCGATGGTTAGTT
The genomic region above belongs to Lactuca sativa cultivar Salinas chromosome 4, Lsat_Salinas_v11, whole genome shotgun sequence and contains:
- the LOC111910737 gene encoding 14-3-3-like protein, giving the protein MAAASSPRDENVYMAKLAEQAERYEEMVEFMEKVVAAADGGEELTIEERNLLSVAYKNVIGARRASWRIISSIEQKEESRGNEGHVSTIRDYRSKIETELSSICDGILKLLDSKLIGSASNGDSKVFYLKMKGDYYRYLAEFKTGSERKEAAENTLSAYKAAQDIANGELAPTHPIRLGLALNFSVFYYEILNSPDRACNLAKQAFDEAIAELDTLGEDSYKDSTLIMQLLRDNLTLWTSDMQDDSAEEIKEAPKADE